One region of Carya illinoinensis cultivar Pawnee chromosome 8, C.illinoinensisPawnee_v1, whole genome shotgun sequence genomic DNA includes:
- the LOC122317904 gene encoding protein FANTASTIC FOUR 4: protein MIMSFCRKSVHYSFLALTTSIDTTTSTTNTDKLPFGCQPYHHQYHISSSLPGGLGLTSAIDGDIQRLPNVIESPSVKSNPPSSPEYIFTTPPRKEPGGMGFIDDMGGGVDGLMSCTESLGFESSDERRFDDKIEEAMIDQNDGNHDSFQRSTTKKLRWKKEGVEVKKFPPPLSSLSPNGQRNFFLRAVRKDGRLELTEVRIDRTEILRASREDGRLRLHLIRDDYIQDSLEEEEEEEENVVLDEEIEREQDYEEKEKEEAVLVEEEEEQAEEQEIGDLEEVQQKVNGDVKEDREKGREVEEWEFPVSGEGFRWCHELVSHHDHHHHHHHSNHHHNLHYVWRQHCVTTG, encoded by the coding sequence ATGATTATGAGCTTTTGCAGAAAGAGCGTTCACTACTCTTTTCTTGCCCTCACCACCTCCATAGACACCACTACTTCTACCACCAACACCGACAAACTCCCTTTCGGATGTCAACCCTACCACCACCAGTACCATATTTCTTCTTCCCTTCCAGGAGGGTTAGGTTTAACCAGTGCGATCGACGGTGATATCCAACGTTTGCCCAACGTTATTGAATCTCCGTCGGTTAAATCTAACCCGCCTTCTTCTcctgaatatatttttactactcCTCCCAGAAAAGAGCCTGGCGGGATGGGTTTTATCGATGATATGGGAGGCGGAGTGGACGGGTTGATGTCGTGCACTGAAAGTCTAGGCTTTGAGAGCTCCGACGAGAGGCGGTTTGACGACAAGATTGAGGAGGCAATGATTGATCAGAATGATGGTAATCATGATAGCTTTCAAAGGAGTACGACGAAGAAACTGAGATGGAAGAAAGAGGGTGTGGAAGTCAAGAAGTTTCCACCGCCTCTTTCGTCGTTGAGCCCGAACGGCCAGCGGAATTTCTTTCTCCGTGCAGTAAGGAAGGACGGGCGGCTTGAGCTCACCGAGGTGAGGATCGATAGAACCGAGATTCTCCGGGCTTCAAGAGAAGACGGACGGTTGAGACTCCACCTCATTAGAGACGACTATATCCAAGATTCgttagaagaagaggaggaggaggaggagaacgTAGTACTGGATGAAGAAATAGAGCGAGAACAAGattatgaagaaaaagaaaaggaagaagcagtattagtagaagaagaagaagagcaagCCGAAGAACAGGAAATAGGAGATCTAGAAGAAGTACAACAAAAAGTAAATGGGGACGTTAAAGAAGACAGGGAAAAAGGGAGGGAGGTTGAGGAGTGGGAGTTTCCGGTGAGTGGTGAGGGGTTCAGGTGGTGTCACGAGTTAGTGAGCCaccatgatcatcatcatcaccaccaTCATAGTAATCACCACCATAACTTGCATTATGTATGGAGGCAACATTGTGTGACAACTGGATGA